From the Trifolium pratense cultivar HEN17-A07 linkage group LG4, ARS_RC_1.1, whole genome shotgun sequence genome, the window CCTAGATTGGCACATTTTaaatatgaagaagaagaactgaaAAATGATGAGTTTGAAACCAAAAccctatattttaatttccttgCAACTAGCAACTAAGTTGTACTCTTTTTACGCAAATTGAGTTATATTTATAAGACCATATATTTATCAGAAGATGATAGACTCTTGGTTATAAAATGAGTTCATATTCTTACAGCGCATAAATATGATTACTTCTAATAGGAACCCGTAAGTATTTCTTGTTatgtttagaaaataaaaaaattattgaggacataattaataatttttaatcttTAAGGATGTTTGCTGtgtttttattcttattttttgttaataagtttaaatattagttttttggatttattttcTCAATATATGTTTAGTTAAATTGTTGTTACATATTTTTCAGaaagttaaaaataagaaataaagtAAAAGTAAGATAATATTTATACTTACATATAAATATATCAACTGGAAAAGtataaaaaggaaaatactTTCCAACTAACCTATGACCTACAGTTCATTGTGAGGTTGTTGATGAactgccgttcaaaaaaaaaataaaaaattgttgatgaactGATTGGGTTGGGGGACCATGTCTGATATTTAGAGTGTGGCTTAATTAAATAGGACACCTCTAACTAATAATTAGAATGGATAGGTCATTGCACCAAAAGTCCAGGAGTTGGAAACTGACTAAAAATTAGAGAGGAGAAGGCTATCTATCTATGCATAAAACAATAGAAGCcaattggtttttttatttttgacaaaccAATTGGTctcttttatataaataaatataaaatatggatatttttttttttggataaatcaCTCTAATTAAATGCTTTTGCACCCcataataattttacaaatttCAGTCCTTAGACCGGCTATATGACTAATCTCCTTTCGAGTGCTTCAATTGTGGTTTAAAGCTCTTTCCACCTACCCAAAAATGTGTTACGCATGAACTGAATTTCAGTTCTCTTCACAAATTCGGTGTTGCTTAACCAACCGAGTCACATCAATTGGTTGTATAAATGAGTTTGGAACCctgaatataaatttttaataaacaaaaatgaatgcAAAAGTATCACCATAATacaagactttttatttttgttttttatctaTGGTTAGATAGGCCAACCCTATTCCTACAGAAATTTTCCATTGACAAGCTACACCCTCCCCATGTTGGTTTTCTTTTTGTAAGTAAACTAGTGTAGGCCCAGGCCCAGCCTGACATTGTTAACTATCATCACTATACCATACAAGCATGATGCATGACAATGataatttattcaaattaaagTAGCATGTCTCAGCTCAATGCATGTGAAAATACCTTGGTCAAACCAAAAGAGTACCAAATAGTACAAATTTATTACTTAGGtaacaaatataatatttacaTCATTTTTCAATACAAAGATCTTATCTCACAATATTCAAATACAGTGAAAAAAATAATGCTTAGGCAATCTCCTAATTTGAAAAGTTATCCACTACTTAGAATCTCCTAGTATGCAATGTAGTTTTGGTTACTGGTGAGGTCTATTCTGTACATATACAAACTCACTCAAGTAACTGTGTAAAGTATATTAGACCAAAATTTAAAACGAAAAAATAACTTTGAACAATATCAAGAGTATACATATGAGTATGAATGTTGTCTCAGCTACTTCTTCTACCTCTCTAAACCTTGTTTGCAGAGTGGACAGCAAGATAAAATTTTCAGCCACTGGTCCACACATTTTAGGTGGAACACATGAGAACATGGCAATTGCCTAAGTTCTTCTTTGTCTTTGTATTTTGCTAAGCAAATGCAACATTCCTGTCAAGCACAGCACAACATGACAAACTTATTTAATTCAATAAACAGAATTGGAAATAAGACAAATCTTGAAACTGATGGAAATTGTAGCATATGTCCAAATTGTAGGGAAAAATTAATGTTTCTAACTTTTGTGtctcatttgaattttttagtaGCATTCCTcattctatatttatatatatattatcagaTTAGCAAACTATACACTGACAATGTAAATATCTGTGTAAAACTTGTTTACATTGTGAGTAAGTTACTTACCGGGTCTTCATTGATAAAATTTTCAATGCTTTCAGAGTCATCGGCAGGCTCTAACTTGGTATGAGGTTCTTTATGTATCCAACTTGGAAGTTGCGAAATTTGTTCATCAGTCGCACCTTTATTAGAAGAGGCCATGTTCATGTTGTAACCAAGGAGGGTGCTGATCAGTGGTACACAACAGCATAACAGAAGAAAAAGTAGGAAAGGGAAAGAGTAGCAGATTGCATTCCAAGTAAGCAATGTGATGCAGAGGACATGAAGTTTTGGAGCTTGTTGAAATGAACCAAAACGTGAGTCAAAAAACCAAACATTTCCCATCACAAACCATATGGCAAAGAAAAACTCCAGTGATGTCCTGCATTTGTTCATCAAGTGTGGCATCCTGGAAACATTGACATAGTATAGTgtaaattacattaattttcgAATTTCACCCACACAAAAATTGCATAAATCTAAAAGCAGTGTTTTTAAAACCGGACCCCTATCAAGTCTGGTGAAGCTATTGAATCGGATATGATATAGAACCGGAAATGATGTTAGAAAACCAGTCAAAACTCAGATTAAATATGTTCGTTTAATTGGTTATCCAGTGCCATGTATGACCTGGTCGATCACTAGTCCAATTTTAAAAACACCATCTAAAAGAACTTGTTCTCTAATTAAGCTTGGATTGATGATGATTAAGGCTGTTATTCAAGCCAAGGTAGGTAACACAAACAGGTTTCACTATTTTTTAGTTCCAATTTTGTGCTAATCAggaattaatttttcttttgtttgacactaattttttaatagaaaaagtTCGTAATACTTCCAAATGATTGATTCACTAATTTAGtcttttcatttttcacatgATTTATTCTTAATTAGATTGGAAAGattgcaaaaaacaaaaga encodes:
- the LOC123882054 gene encoding E3 ubiquitin-protein ligase At1g63170-like; amino-acid sequence: MNSRCLLNSNSIVQSSSSYAERADRDGSSRNRPQLVSSPPSFSVRMAMRISRSRWFTLLRRVFHYQNGSRSNLGSNPFNSSTWLMLEFIVLFVQIIISTFTLAISMREKPVWPMRVWISGYDIGCVLNLLMVYGRYRQIYLIQGDTLSLSDMEQQRNNEETRMPHLMNKCRTSLEFFFAIWFVMGNVWFFDSRFGSFQQAPKLHVLCITLLTWNAICYSFPFLLFLLLCCCVPLISTLLGYNMNMASSNKGATDEQISQLPSWIHKEPHTKLEPADDSESIENFINEDPECCICLAKYKDKEELRQLPCSHVFHLKCVDQWLKILSCCPLCKQGLER